One genomic region from Phragmites australis chromosome 1, lpPhrAust1.1, whole genome shotgun sequence encodes:
- the LOC133930171 gene encoding 17.5 kDa class II heat shock protein yields MTCRSRKIFLDHPDAPPRRARTLHHLSEPSNTFQTPPLLTTYIEPPLGPRHSPLQESQERQSNPQIKKPSNQSEREISGGEMEARMFGLETPLMAALQHLLDIPDGEAGAGGDKAGAASGPTRTYVRDARAMAATPADVKELPGAYAFVVDMPGLGTGDIKVQVEDERVLVISGERRREEREDAKYLRMERRMGKFMRKFVLPENADMDKISAVCRDGVLTVTVEKLPPPEPKKPKTIEVKVA; encoded by the exons ATGACATGTAGATCCAGAAAG ATCTTTCTCGACCATCCCGAcgccccgccgcgccgcgcacGCACGCTCCACCACCTTTCAGAACCTTCCAACACGTTCCAGACTCCACCCCTTCTCACCACCTATATAGAGCCGCCCCTCGGGCCTCGTCACTCCCCACTCCAAGAATCGCAAGAGCGACAGAGCAATCCACAGATCAAGAAACCAAGCAACCAAAGCGAGAGAGAGATCAGCGGCGGCGAGATGGAGGCGAGGATGTTCGGGCTGGAGACTCCTCTGATGGCGGCGCTGCAGCACCTGCTGGACATCCCGGACGGCGAGGCCGGTGCCGGCGGCGACAAGGCGGGCGCGGCGAGCGGGCCGACGCGCACCTACGTCCGCGACGCGCGCGCCATGGCGGCGACCCCCGCCGACGTCAAGGAGCTGCCCGGCGCGTACGCGTTCGTGGTGGACATGCCGGGGCTGGGCACCGGCGACATCAAGGTGCAGGTGGAGGACGAGCGGGTTCTGGTGATCAGCGGCGAGCGGCGCCGCGAGGAGCGCGAGGACGCCAAGTACCTGCGCATGGAGCGGCGGATGGGCAAGTTCATGCGCAAGTTCGTACTACCGGAGAACGCCGACATGGACAAGATCTCCGCGGTGTGCCGCGACGGCGTGCTGACGGTGACCGTGGagaagctgccgccgccggagccCAAGAAGCCCAAGACCATCGAGGTCAAGGTCGCCTGA
- the LOC133908993 gene encoding DEAD-box ATP-dependent RNA helicase 39-like translates to MVMAAAGRCLLLSRPAPLRLRLLRAALSTAPILTASTPHPPPRHELLLERLRLRHLKDASPGAPKPSRERARGGERGSEHLQQQQGRRAEAAESFEELGLGEEVMTALGEMGISKPTEIQCVGVPAVLTGTSVVLGSHTGSGKTLAYLLPLVQLLRRDEAMLGMSMKPRRPRAVVLCPTRELTEQVYRVAKSISHHARFRSTMVSGGTRLRPQEDSLNIPVDMVVGTPGRILDHIKDGNIVYGDIKYLVLDEADTMFDQGFGPDIRKFLAPLKNRAAKPGDQGFQTVLVAATMTKAVQKLIDEEFEGIVHLRTSSFQKRVATARHDFIKLSGAENKLEALLQVLEPSLAKGNKVMVFCNTLNSSRAVDHFLTENQISTVNYHGEVPAEERVENLNKFRNEEGDCPTLVCTDLAARGLDLDVDHVIMFDFPSNSIDYLHRTGRTARMGAKGKVTSLIAKKDVPLATRIEEAIKKNESLEALTTSNVRRATNPQNASTKGRTSRLVNSSSALKVANQKGRRGVVLSSKSSRAPKDTSSTRKRSPPKSQPKATKSAPAGKAKVVKSAKNSVKVSKSKSKPVGRKSDALNKIGTKLSVVGFRGRSSGKSAQAS, encoded by the exons ATGGTGATGGCCGCCGCCGGacggtgcctcctcctctcccgccCCGCCCCCCTCCGCCTTCGCCTCCTTCGCGCTGCTCTCTCCACCGCCCCCATCCTCACCGCCTCCACTCCCCATCCCCCTCCCCgccacgagctcctcctcgagcgcctccgcctccgccatcTCAAGGACGCCTCCCCCGGTGCCCCGAAGCCGTCGCGGGAGAGGGCTAGGGGCGGGGAGCGGGGCTCGGAGCACCTGCAACAGCAGCAGGGGAGGAGAGCCGAGGCCGCTGAGAGCTTCGAGGAGCTGGGGCTCGGGGAGGAGGTGATGACCGCGCTGGGGGAGATGGGCATTTCCAAGCCCACCGAGATCCAGTGCGTCGGCGTTCCCGCCGTACTGACCGGCACCAGCGTTGTGCTTGGCTCGCACACCGGCTCTGGGAAGACGCTCGCCTACTTGCTCCCACTTGTTCAG CTACTTCGGCGTGATGAAGCAATGTTAGGTATGTCAATGAAGCCAAGGCGGCCAAGAGCAGTAGTACTCTGCCCCACGAGGGAGCTAACTGAGCAG GTCTATCGTGTTGCAAAGTCCATCAGCCATCATGCGCGTTTCCGGTCAACGATGGTTAGTGGAGGGACCCGTCTAAGACCCCAGGAAGATTCTTTGAACATACCTGTTGACATGGTTGTTGGTACTCCTGGAAGGattcttgatcatatcaagGATGGTAACATTGTTTACGGTGATATTAAGTATCTG GTTCTGGATGAGGCAGATACAATGTTTGATCAAGGCTTTGGACCAGACATACGGAAGTTCCTTGCTCCATTGAAGAATCGTGCTGCAAAGCCTGGCGATCAGGGGTTCCAAACTGTATTGGTTGCTGCTACCATGACAAAG GCTGTACAAAAGTTGATTGATGAGGAATTTGAAGGTATTGTCCATTTGCGAACGTCATCATTTCAAAAGAGAGTTGCAACAGCACGGCATGACTTTATCAAACTTTCTGGTGCCGAAAACAAActtgaggctcttctgcag GTTCTTGAGCCAAGCTTGGCAAAGGGAAACAAAGTTATGGTGTTCTGTAATACTTTAAATTCAAGTCGTGCAGTGGACCATTTTCTGACCGAAAATCAAATATCTACTGTTAACTATCATGGAGAGGTTCCGGCTGAAGAGAG AGTCGAGAACCTGAACAAGTTCCGGAATGAAGAGGGGGATTGCCCAACATTGGTATGCACTGATCTGGCAGCTAGAGGCCTGGATTTGGATGTTGACCATGTCATCATGTTTGACTTCCCATCGAATTCT attGATTACCTGCACAGAACCGGAAGAACTGCACGCATGGGAGCCAAAG GGAAAGTTACAAGCCTTATCGCGAAGAAAGATGTGCCTTTAGCTACACGGATTGAAGAGGCCATCAAGAAAAACGAGAGCTTGGAAGCTCTCACGACTAGCAATGTCAGAAGGGCTACCAATCCGCAGAATGCAAGTACCAAAGGAAGGACCTCAAGGTTGGTTAATAGTTCAAGTGCCCTTAAAGTTGCCAATCAGAAGGGTAGAAGGGGAGTCGTGCTGTCTAGCAAGTCTTCAAGGGCTCCCAAGGACACATCTTCAACCCGAAAGCGTTCACCACCAAAGAGCCAGCCAAAGGCGACGAAATCGGCACCCGCTGGGAAAGCCAAGGTGGTGAAATCCGCTAAGAATAGCGTAAAGGTTTCAAAGAGCAAATCAAAACCAGTGGGTCGAAAGAGTGATGCTCTGAACAAGATAGGAACTAAGCTCAGTGTGGTTGGATTCAGAGGGCGCAGCTCAGGCAAATCAGCGCAAGCTTCGTAA